The following coding sequences are from one Gigantopelta aegis isolate Gae_Host chromosome 15, Gae_host_genome, whole genome shotgun sequence window:
- the LOC121390325 gene encoding uncharacterized protein LOC121390325, with translation MTNTPVSAATTEVDVNVEPTTANHSYPSTNISAEEFEEFKIADVINLYVPPILIVVGNVFNILAFLVMRSHYFRYLSTSVYMSACAVNDAVSLIISLTPHWLYVNFPWTIIRTPDSHYMCKFFNFYGYFNCDYTIVLTAVMTADRAFVIMYPIKASTKDLVKRAKITIAVLMVMVVAKEFHFLFYSDIVPPERADRLCDAITKEQAYKYFFKNIWPWIHISFLTLCFLVIFVSNTVIIVNVRRSDNMVNANIKKHNAHNISSSGSSCRNSSSRISENPSDCNTVFAELTSIQSMPQIENSIFRKSDSDQSTSTKNTAFKRSNFNQSTSNRSAIKEINSSQSTSRINKTPCRASTSSQSSSRSKWQQITIMLLAQSFTLIALTYPFSTHLAISSHISDLYTDPEKKATNHLTFSVVFYFLYSNKCVNFCLYCITGSRFRCALRYLCCSKPPETQYTVHSMLKQTAIATSQTTLSSISLNQNR, from the coding sequence atgactAACACACCAGTATCGGCAGCAACGACAGAAGTCGATGTGAATGTTGAGCCAACTACAGCTAACCACAGTTACCCCTCTACAAACATTTCAGCTGAAGAGTTTGAAGAATTTAAGATCGCTGACGTCATAAATCTTTACGTTCCACCTATACTCATCGTTGTTGGTAACGTCTTCAACATCCTGGCATTTCTTGTCATGCGCTCGCATTACTTCCGGTACCTGTCGACGTCAGTCTACATGAGCGCATGCGCAGTTAACGACGCCGTCAGTCTAATAATATCCCTGACGCCTCACTGGCTGTACGTCAATTTTCCCTGGACGATAATAAGGACGCCCGATTCGCATTACATGTGTAAGTTCTTTAACTTTTATGGATATTTTAACTGCGACTACACCATTGTTCTTACCGCTGTTATGACCGCCGATAGAGCTTTCGTCATTATGTATCCCATCAAGGCTTCGACGAAAGACCTGGTGAAAAGAGCGAAGATAACGATTGCCGTACTTATGGTCATGGTCGTAGCTAAAGAGTTTCACTTTCTGTTCTATTCCGACATCGTTCCACCGGAAAGGGCCGACAGGCTTTGTGATGCCATCACGAAAGAGCAGgcgtataaatattttttcaaaaatatttggcCGTGGATACACATCTCGTTTCTCACGTTGTGTTTTCTAGTCATCTTCGTGAGCAACACAGTCATCATCGTCAACGTCAGGAGGTCAGATAATATGGTAAACGCCAACATTAAGAAGCACAACGCTCACAACATCAGCAGCAGCGGAAGCAGCTGTAGAAATAGCAGTTCAAGAATTTCTGAAAATCCGAGTGACTGCAACACTGTATTTGCTGAATTAACTTCTATCCAATCAATGCCGCAGATAGAAAATTCTATATTTAGAAAATCGGATTCCGACCAATCAACGTCGACCAAAAATACAGCGTTCAAAAGATCTAATTTTAACCAATCAACGTCGAACCGGTCCgcaattaaagaaataaattccAGTCAATCAACGTCTCGTATTAACAAAACTCCGTGTAGGGCATCGACTTCCAGCCAGTCATCTTCGCGCTCGAAATGGCAACAAATCACCATCATGCTATTGGCTCAGTCATTCACTCTCATAGCCCTGACGTACCCATTTTCAACACACCTAGCAATATCGTCACACATATCGGATTTGTACACGGACCCCGAGAAAAAGGCAACCAACCATTTGACGTTTTCGGTGGTGTTCTACTTTCTGTACTCCAACAAGTGCGTCAACTTCTGTCTCTACTGCATAACTGGTTCCCGTTTCCGCTGCGCCTTGAGATACCTGTGTTGCAGCAAACCACCCGAAACCCAATACACGGTTCACTCCATGTTGAAACAGACGGCGATCGCTACCAGCCAGACGACGCTCTCTAGCATTTCGCTGAATCAGAACAGATGA